From Nicotiana tabacum cultivar K326 chromosome 22, ASM71507v2, whole genome shotgun sequence, one genomic window encodes:
- the LOC107795814 gene encoding uncharacterized protein LOC107795814: MEVQRLPITTNVALHRMICSVVLETALAAQKSLLSLLFMSEFLCLYSDLLGVERRFPFGELKRAMAPDNETKDSSETEDDDDEDEDDENTDDDDDDDEYSDEGSDDDDEDASDGDDAGANGNGGHDDDSDDENDDEDDEEDDDEDDEEEENQPPYKKKK; this comes from the exons ATGGAGGTGCAGAGACTTCCCATCACCACCAATGTGGCTTTGCACAGAATGATTTGCTCTGTGGTGCTTGAAACTGCTTTAGCTGCTCAAAAATCTCTTCTTTCTCTTCTCTTCATG AGTGAGTTTCTATGTTTGTACTCGGACCTTCTTGGAGTGGAGAGGAG GTTTCCTTTTGGTGAGCTTAAAAGAGCTATGGCACCAGATAATGAAACCAAGGATTCAAGTGAAactgaggatgatgatgatgaagacgaaGATGATGAGAACactgatgatgatgacgatgatgatgagtaTTCTGATGAAGgaagtgatgatgatgatgaagatgcttCAGATGGAGATGATGCTGGGGCAAATGGGAATGGAGGGCATGATGATGATTCAGATGATGAAAATGACGATGAGGACGATGAAGaggatgatgatgaggatgacgAGGAAGAAGAGAATCAACCACCATATAAGAAGAAAAAGTGA